One window of Perca fluviatilis chromosome 12, GENO_Pfluv_1.0, whole genome shotgun sequence genomic DNA carries:
- the sec22a gene encoding vesicle-trafficking protein SEC22a, whose amino-acid sequence MSMVLFASVVRVRDGLPLSASTDYEQDRELQETKRHLKGLSKKLSQFPDRCTLKTGPYNVNFTSALGVGYLMVCTANYPNVLAFCFLDELQKEFIVTYDTKRTSSAVRPYSFIEFDTFIQKTKQRYNSPRSLSTKINLADMQTEIKLRPPYQLSPEELQAVNGFSVHTPSKYKGIAPTQMLEPVTLPGIVSCVLSILCGGLNLLRGVHAIESILQNDDEDFNYVIAFFLGTAACLYQCYLFAYFSVWRNSKSFLAFALICLSNMYLYELRNMWQILFHVAVGAFMTLQIRLRQPLGKAPDYNV is encoded by the exons ATGTCGATGGTGTTGTTTGCCTCTGTGGTTCGGGTCCGGGAtggcctgcctctctctgcatCCACTGATTATGAGCAGGACAGAGAGCTTCAGGAAACCAAGAGGCACCTCAAGGGTCTCTCCAAGAAACTCAGCCAGTTCCCTGACCGCTGCACACTTAAGACTGGACCATACAATGTCAA ttttacGAGCGCACTGGGTGTTGGATACCTGATGGTGTGCACTGCAAACTACCCCAATGTGCTGGCCTTCTGCTTCCTGGACGAGCTACAGAAGGAGTTTATTGTCACCTATGACACGAAAAGAACCAGCAGCGCTGTGCGGCCGTACTCCTTTATTGAATTTG ACACCTTCATCCAGAAGACCAAACAGCGCTACAACAGCCCGCGTTCCCTCTCCACCAAGATCAACCTGGCTGACATGCAGACAGAGATCAAGCTGCGACCGCCCTACCAGCTCTCTCCTGAGGAACTGCAGGCTGTTAATGGATTCTCAGTTCACACGCCCTCTAAATACAAAGGCATAG CTCCCACACAGATGTTGGAGCCAGTGACTCTCCCAGGCATCGTGTCCTGTGTGCTCAGTATCCTCTGTGGAGGCCTAAACCTGCTGCGAGGGGTCCATGCTATAGAGAGTATACTACAG AATGACGATGAAGACTTTAATTACGTGATTGCCTTCTTCCTTGGCACAGCAGCCTGTCTTTATCAG TGCTACCTGTTTGCCTACTTCTCTGTCTGGAGGAACAGTAAGTCCTTCCTGGCGTTTGCACTCATCTGTCTGTCCAACATGTATCTGTATGAACTGAGGAACATGTGGCAGATCCTCTTCCATGTGGCGGTGGGGGCCTTCATGACCCTGCAGATCAGACTGAGGCAGCCGCTGGGCAAAGCGCCAGACTACAATGTCTGA